In Triplophysa rosa linkage group LG2, Trosa_1v2, whole genome shotgun sequence, the genomic window ACTGCCTTGCTAATGAatctgagggtaaaggtgaagacctaaaccctattgagcatctgtggggcatcctcaaatggATGGTGGAGGAGTGCAAGGTCTCttacatccaccagctccgtgatgtcgtcatggaggagtggaagaggactccagtggcaacctgtgaagctctggtgaactccatgcccaggAGGGTTAAGGTAGTGCAGGAAAATAATGGTGACCACACAacatattgacactttgggcccaatttggacattttcacttaggggtgtactcacttttgttgcagtggtttagacattaatggctgtgtgttgagttattttgaggggacagcaaatttacattgTTATACAAGTTGTACATGCACTACTtcacattgtagcaaagtgtaatttcttcagtgttgtcacatgaaaagacataatgaaatatttactaaaatgtgaggggtgtactcacttctgtgagatactgtatgtaagTTATTGATCTATTCTGTGTTGTTAAACCACTCCTGTTGCTGCAGAATGGTTGATGTCGGAGGCCAAAAGTCAGAGAGACGCAAGTGGATCcattgttttgaaaatgttacTTCCATGATCTTTCTGGTGGCTCTAAGCGAGTACGATCAGGTCTTATACGAGTGCGAAAATGCGGTTAGCATACTTACATCAAAGCAGATTGATATGATTGaaaaatactgcatttacaATAATGAATTCAGTTTTACCACCACAGAACCGTATGGAAGAGAGTAAGGCGCTATTTAAGGCCATCATCTCATACCACTGGTTCCAGAAGTCCTCGATCATTCTTTTCCTCAATAAGATAGACATCCTGAAGGAGAAGATCTCAACTTCACACCTTGCAGACTATTTTCCAGAATATACAGGTTGGAAAACCAAAACACCTTTACACCTGACACCTTAACACTAAATACAGCAACAGTTTCTATTGAGAAGCATAGCAATCTGATGTACATGAACTTGAATATCAAATCAATGAATGAAATTTTCCATTTCACAGAATGACTTTATAATGCTACATATGATAGAAAAGTTGTCTGTTCTCTGTAGGCCCTAAAAATGATGCAGATGCTGCAATGAAGTTCATTTTGTCCACGTATGAGCAACAGAACTCCGACATAGAAAATCCCATCTATGCACATTTTACTTGCGCAACTGACACAGAGAACATCCAACTTGTTTTCAAAGCGCACCATTCTGCAACTCAACCTTAAGGAGTTTTACATAAATTAGGTAACAAGGACGCTTTTACAGATTCACTGCCTCtgccttattttttatttctgatttgaaaaaatgttacatttgctGAGGAGCCACTTCTGAACCATCAATGTTTGTGATTGATTATTATGGTGCATTCTGTGAATTTACCATGTAAgtctacaaaaaaacattttttcaatcatttcttttttaatttatttatctaCTGGAACATACCTGGAGACAAAATGTTGTCTCAAAAATAAAGGCTTTTATTTAGGAACAAACTGATTTTACAGATTGTTgctataaaataacatttttaacaagttctactaagaatattgttttttaatcaattagGAAACAGTAGTGCTTAAAAGAACTcagaaataatataaactatacATTGCATGCTGAtctgaaaatgtatgtttttcctATGATACAAAATCACAAACTTTTTAATTTCCtaaaaaaatagttatttgCTGTATGTGAGGTTATAAGGCTTTTGTCTTTTATTGAGGTATCTTGTTTCACTTCCTGTTGTAGGTCTTTCACTGTGGCCCCTCCCTTATTGTCTCCAGGTGTGTCTGATTACTGTGTATACAGTCTGATTACTGTGTTTCCCTcttctgtaagttgctttggataaaagcgtctgctaaatgactaaatgtaaatgtaaacacccCAGTGTTTTCCATTGTTGATTGTCTGATATTGTATGAGCTACATGCTGTTTTAAGTTATTCTCATGGTTTAGATTCATGTTAATTGCTTAcagttatatattatatatttggaTTGATTAAATTTACTAGTTTGTGCCATACACGGATCGGTCTGGGCAGCGCCGCTTTTAAGTCAAAAATCTAGATCCAGAGGCGTCATACCCATTCAAACAGATTTTTGAACAGTCAGTTTTGCACGCTACCCCCAAATGACGAGTTAAGCCGTTAAGGTTaaggtcacacttgactttccctccattgacctccattcatacgcatgcgaatgcGACAGACCGGGAAACGCAAGCCTGTCCAACGATATTTCTCATttcgctgcgtagcaaagttcaagtttggtgaactctgacctgcgaattcacTTCACGTGAGTGcatgagaccaatagaagatcaaaacgtcacagcgtgactggtatagaaatgtaaaaaattgagGAATCGCACCCGCCCATTTTCGTACCACCGTCCAAATGATCTTCGCATGCTCAAATTCATGTCTGACTGCGGCTTTAGGCATCGATTAATCAGGTGCACGATTCTATAGGACACAATATCAGTTATGAGCCGCACCCTCGTCCTCTCTTGGagattttttctttgtttgttctttgtcactctttgttttttcctcaaggatgtgttctttctccactgctatattcactctacacaaacgaatgcacctctacagacccttctgtcaaactcctgaagtttgcagatgacaccacagtcattggccttattcaagatggtgatgaatctgcctacagaaaggaggttgctcagctggctgcctggtgtagtcaaaacaacctagagctgaatgcattcaagacagtggagatgatagtggatttcagaaggaaccctccatcacttcctcccctcaccatcctggacagcactgtggatactgtggagtcattcaggttcctgggctccaccatctctcaggacctgaagtgggagtcccacatagactcaattgtaaagaaggcccagcagaggttatacttcctccgtcaattgaggaagttcaacctaccacaggagctactgacccagttctactcagtggtcatcgaatctgttctgtgcacttcaattactgtttggtatggctcggccaccaaatcagacctacgaagactacaacggacagttcgtagtgctgagaaaattattggtgctcctctgcccacacttcaggacctgtacgattccagagtgaaaaacagggcaagaaaaatcatcattgactccacacacccagcacacaaactctttgatctgctgccctctggccggcgctttagagcaccaaacaccaggacttccagacacagaagcagcttcttcccccaggcaatctccctcctaaacagataactgctccttaagagcaatattccacttccactactcctatagtgtgcactatagtgccttattatatcttcatcttatgtatacatgtatataacactacctctacttactaaattatccatttgcacaagtgtacatacaatctgttaatatgtttattctactatatactaccctgtacaatgtctcttatatgttattatcccccattttctgtaaaatagtctttattttatatatgcacaatttagaatgttttagactgtaaatcgtattatattgtattgtcattgtgttgaatgtctgtactagaagcttccttcaccaaagaaaattccttgtgtgtgcaagcacacttggcaataaagctcttctgattctgattcttctgattctgattctgaaatgtGTAAGGACATTTCCAGTGGTCAGGGCCTGAAGAGATGAAGGGGAGAGGTGTGATAAGAAGAGGGGGTTCAGTTCCTGGGCATCAACAACCCCTGATGGGAGGGCAGGATATCATTCCTCGGGATCTAGCAATAAATAgggttttattgttgtgtgtCCCAGCATCACAAACAAACTCAGTTCTTAGTACTTTTCCAGCTGCCTTACACTATGCTGTCATATATTAGGATATTATTGCTTCGCCTGGTCCTTGGCACTTATGTGAGGCAGCAGCAGGTAAGAAAGGTTCACACAGACCACTCACTGACCTCACATGAGTGACAGGTAACATCTGTGCATTATCCTcgtaaaaataatgcatcacaaattgataaaattcatttttgctatctttgcattgattttgattaAGATTGTGCCGCAATAGCAGAATCATGAAAAACTGTGCGGGCTTGTTTTGATAATCCGAATTTTGCACAGTCTGCACAGTCGAACACACTTCTTGCCAATTGGCATACAGGTAGCATCGTTTAAAGTGAATACATTTTGTTACAGTTCAATTTCAGCAGGGTGCAAAGACGGACAATACTCTAAATCCTCTAAATTAACtatcaataatatattaaatcatttaatatcGATTTGGAAATAGAGTGGTAtattagttaaaataatatatacagtatattaaataatacataaagaaTTGACACTTTCCATAATAGATGCACTTAAATTATATTCATAATATATCAATCAGGTAGTGTTGTAATTTAATTCTCACAATGATTTGTGCAATGTTTTGAATACGCTTAAGAGATATTCTCtataatattgctttaaatgtatgtatttgtatgtaCAGGACATGTTTCTGTATGTTGTGCACACTGtgtctctttaaaaaaatgggTGCATGACGATcctatgtttttgttttttttcgttCTGTTTCATGGACAATACACAATGAGATAAAACATTATCATGTTATTTAAGACTCAACATTGAACATAACAAGGATAGCACAAACAATCTTGTGCAAGACACAAATCAACAAAGTGAGAGGATAACAGAGTCACAGTTTGGCTAAAATTCTTTGCAACCTTTTATCATATGACAGGACCGTAGCAGAAAACGTTTAGTCTAATTTCtctttgacaaaaaaacaacatcaacTGACACAGCTTTCAGACCAGCTGGACTACCCTGCACTCATTCTGCATTGAATAACCAGCAATTTGGACAAGCTCTCATTTCACATTCTGAACATGATGTATAATGCTACAACAATTTCCTTACATGTATAACTATCACCAGTGTTTGAAGTTTCAGTCTTGCTTGCAGAAGATCAACAAGGTGTATAAATACAACaacttttaaataatttgtttgttattaGTTTTTACTGTTTGTAAAAATGGTTGTTAAATGAGTAAGTAGTTGACATTAGAGCAAACGCATTCATGCGTGAGCCTACAACCCTGCCCATCCACTGAATAAGGAAGAATACCTGTAAAGGAATTTACCGGCATATGATATCCAGCTGCATTAGAGGTAGGCGTCTTAGACATTCTTGTTCACTGTTGTTTTGACCTATTGTTAAGTTAGTTGCTAAATGTATTAAGTGAGGAATACTGAAGGAGTTACAGGCTCTCCAGGATGGGGGACTGCTGCATGTCCGGAGATGACAAAGAAAGCTTTCGAATTCATCAAGAAATCGAAAGGCAGCTTAAAATGGACAGAAAAGATGCCACTAGACAACTAAAACTCCTACTGTTGGGTAAGttcaaatgtcatttttatagaAATTACACAATTAAATTGTCAGATGATGTGTATTTATATTCTTTCATGTTTTAGAAggcatttttgtttcatttgtttagATTCTCTGTTACTGTTACTGGTCACATGCAAATACATGCAAAAGAAGTCCATGTATAATTATTAGCTATCATAAAGTACAGCATTACTTTGTTTGTGTGACACTGACACACGGCACTGTTTTGTTAAAAGCATGCAAAGAGGAAAACAGAAAGTGAATTCCTATCACAACATGAACGGATAGATTCAGCTGTATTGTTTATGTGCACACTTgctgcatgtacagtataagtGGTTATACAAACTGACTCTGTTAGTtactttttaccttttttgcatatatttttGCCATTTGTGCCATAATTCAGTATAAATCTACTTGCAGTTACTAAACATCTTAATAGAAGAACAAGTGACAGCTAGTGTTTCCTTGTTTCAACGCTGATAACAATCTGGTGTCTTTCTGTAAAAGTGTTATTTGTCAGACCTGTTTCACATGTAAAGCAGGAGTCTGCATCAAaggggtatatgcacacgggacgatggcgtacttccgctaaaatctcagccagttTGGTAATTTCTTCTCTCATAGCACTGAGGGGATTTTTCACGAAGTGATATcgatgtgtttagtaagaaaacgttcaaatttcGGCGAAGGGACAGCACTACGGGTGAGCATTGttaagtgcctctgtgatcatgcctcttataagtgcaaaagttcactttgctttttttcatatttgttgatgtaccttgacacggatagcctgaagtgcttcttCTTTTTGGTTGTCGACGTATGTATGCCATTGTTCCCATGGATGCTATGTGCGCCGGATGTAACAGCATTGCTGAGATTTTAGTGGAAGTATACGGAATCGTCctgtgtgcatataccccattcaCATCCaacactttaaagggatagtccacccaaaaatgaaaattctgtcatgaactactcaccctcaaattgttccaaacctgtataaattcttTTGTTCGTTGAACgcaaaggaaaatatttggaagaatgccaaaCAGATCtgtcatttactgccatagtaggggaaataaatactatgggagtcatttttgcgaaaagtatccctttaacgttAGAAAGATTTATGTTGTGGAAAGATGTCAGAAagcataaaagtaaaaagtttgatatactgtacaaaaaGCATACTACTGTATACTGAAGTTACAAAGTCATAATCTAAAAGGCTGAATGAATTAGATAAAATAGAGAGTCAGATGGACGTTTACAGGAGTAATATACTGGACCGACAAGAGTTCCTCTAAAGGCAGAGCGGCATGGCAGACAGGAAAACCCTTCCACGGGCTATTCAAACGACAAAGAAATCTCCTCACTGTGTAGGTGGGAGAGCCATCCACTAGACGCGGGGGAGGGGGGACGGGGCAGTTGCTGGCAGGGTGGAGGGGGGGAAGAGAATACCGGCTTGACCCTCGACACATGAATAACAGGGTGGACCCAACAAAGGGAGGGGGGGAAGTCTGAGCCTGACAACCACCGGGTTAACAACATTCGTGATGCGGTATGGACCAAAGAACTTGGGCCCCAGCTTGTGAGAAGGCGCGCGAAGAGTCAGGTCCTTGGTAGAAAGCCATACCCACTAACCACAAACATAGGTAGGAGGAGAGGACCGGGGGCGATCGGCCGCTGCCTTGGTCAGTCTTTCGGTTCGGGCCAGAACCCCTCTCAGATGGGACCTCAGCGTTGGGTTCCTGTGACGGAAACAGAGGATGGTTATAGCCAATGGAATACTCAAAAGGGGTCATTCCTGACGCAGCCGAACAGTGGGAGTTATGGGCGTACTCTACCCATGGGAGTTGAGAGCACCAAGAACTCGGGTtggaggatgtcagacagcggagcattctGCCGAGATCCTAGTTGGCCCACTCGGATTGCCCGTTGGTCTGAGGATgaaaacctgaagacagactcactgaggccccgatctgtctacagaAGTCTTACCAGAACCGGGAGGAGAACTGAGTACCCCTATCAGACACAACGTCGACCGGCAAGCCATGGAGACGGAAGACGTgatccaccatcagttgagctGTCTCCCGCGCGGAGGGAAGCTTGGGCAGCGGGATGAAATGGACCGCCTTGGAGAACCTATCCACCACTGTGAGAACCACGGTGTTAACCTTGGAAGGGGGAAGCCCAGTGACGAAATCAAGGGCAATGTGGGACCAGGAACGGGAGGGAATGGGCAAGGGATGTAGCAGACCAGTGGGGGGGCGATTGAGCGGCTTGCATTGAGCGCATATCGGGCATGTCAACACAAACTGTCTGATATCATTGGCTAGAGATTGCCATCAAAAACGCTGCCGGATGGCAGCCAGCGTTCCCCAAATTCCTGGATAGCAGACCAGTCTGGAACAATGACCCCACTGCAGGACATCAGGCCGCAGTGCAGCCAGCACCAACAACCTGCCCTCTGGGCACTCTTccggcacttgcacccctcggAACTGCACCGACTACGACATCCGACTCATCGACCTCAACTATAAACTGGAGGGTAGGATCTGGAACAGACAAAACAGGTgcagacacaaaaccagactTTAAGGTGTCAAAGGCAACCTGTGCATCATGATTCCACTTGAATGGCACCTTAGTGGAGGTCAACGCGGTAAGCAGCGCGGCGATGAGGCCGAAGTTCCTGATGAATCGGCGgtaaaagttggcgaaaccTAGGAACCGTTGAAGCGCCTTGCGAGAGTCAGGGATGGCCCATTTGGCGACAGCTTTTATCTTGGCAGGATCCGCCTTGATGCCGTTGGAGGAAATGATATGGCCAAGGAACGTAACTGACTCGgcatggaattcgcacttctccacCTTAACGAAAAGCTGCTTCTCGTGTAACTGCTGGAGGACTCGCCTAACGTTctgggtgtgttcctggagagaggggaaTATATTAtaatgtcatccaggtacacaaagacaaacctATTAATCATGTCTCCCAGAACACTATTGATGTGGCCCTGGAAGACGGCTGGAGCATTGGTAAGGCCGAAAGGGAGAACCAAATACTCAAAATGTCCCGTTGGTGTGTTGAAAGCCGTCTTCCACTCATAACCCTCTTGAATGTGGACAAGGTGGCAGGCACTAAGGAGGTCTATCTTAGTGAAGACCTGGGCTCCCTGCAAAAgttcaaaggcagaagacattAATGGTAGGGTGTACCGATTCTTAACGGTGATgtcg contains:
- the LOC130567206 gene encoding guanine nucleotide-binding protein subunit alpha-14-like, with the protein product MRIIHGKGYTEEDRKAYTNLVFQNVFVAIQTLKNSMYAAKLTAVTAGTVHSISSEYAEAIKSVWRDCGLQKCYERRREFQLSDPAKYYLDDIDRISAELYLPSLQDILRVRIPTTGIIEYIFDLQTVICRMVDVGGQKSERRKWIHCFENVTSMIFLVALSEYDQVLYECENANRMEESKALFKAIISYHWFQKSSIILFLNKIDILKEKISTSHLADYFPEYTGPKNDADAAMKFILSTYEQQNSDIENPIYAHFTCATDTENIQLVFKAHHSATQP